The Malus domestica chromosome 06, GDT2T_hap1 genome has a segment encoding these proteins:
- the LOC114825657 gene encoding beta-adaptin-like protein B yields the protein MSGHDSKYFSTTKKGEIPELKEELNSQYKDKRKDAVKKVIAAMTVGKDVSSLFTDVVNCMQTENLELKKLVYLYLINYAKSQPDLAILAVNTFVKDSQDPNPLIRALAVRTMGCIRVDKITEYLCDPLQRCLKDDDPYVRKTAAICVAKLYDINAELVEDRGFLESLKDLISDNNPMVVANAVAALAEIQENSNRPIFEITSHTLSKLLTALNECTEWGQVFILDALSKYKAADAREAENIVERVTPRLQHANCAVVLSAVKMILQQMELITSTDVVRNLCKKMAPPLVTLLSAEPEIQYVALRNINLIVQRRPTILAHEIKVFFCKYNDPIYVKMEKLEIMIKLASDRNIDQVLLEFKEYATEVDVDFVRKAVRAIGRCAIKLERAAERCITVLLELIKIKVNYVVQEAIIVIKDIFRRYPNTYESIIATLCESLDTLDEPEAKASMIWIIGEYAERIDNADELLESFLESFPEEPAHVQLQLLTATVKLFLKKPTEGPQQMIQVVLNNATVETDNPDLRDRAYIYWRLLSTDPEAAKDVVLAEKPVISDDSNLIDPSLLDELLANIATLSSVYHKPPEAFVTRVKTTAQRTEDEDYGSETGNSESPAHVADSSASPTGSSSGVPYAASRQPAPVSPAPAPAPAPVPDLLGDLIGLENSAIVPVDQPASPAGPPLPVVLPASTGQGLQISAQLTRREGQIFYSLLFENNTQVPLDGFMIQFNKNTFGLAAAGPLQVPQLQPGTSAGTLLPMVTFQNMSQGPPSSLLQVAVKNSQQPVWYFNDKISLHVFFTDDGRMERANFLETWRSLPDTNEITKDFPGIVLRNVEATVDRLAATNMFFIAKRKHANQDVFYFSAKIPRGIPFLIELTTVVNNPGVKIAIKTPSPETAPLFFEAMETLLKD from the exons ATGAGCGGGCACGACTCCAAGTACTTCTCCACCACCAAGAAGGGCGAAATCCCTGAGCTCAAAGAGGAGCTCAATTCTCAATACAAg GATAAGAGAAAAGATGCGGTCAAGAAGGTGATCGCCGCAATGACTGTGGGGAAGGATGTTTCGTCACTTTTCACAGATGTAGTGAATTGCATGCAAACAGAAAACTTGGAGCTGAAGAAGCTTGTCTATTTGTATCTGATAAATTATGCTAAAAGCCAGCCTGACCTAGCGATACTTGCAGTGAATACATTTGTCAAG GATTCACAGGACCCAAACCCTTTGATTCGTGCTTTAGCCGTCCGGACAATGGGTTGCATTCGTGTTGATAAAATTACAGAATATCTATGTGATCCCCTTCAGAGATGTCTCAAG GATGATGATCCTTATGTGCGGAAGACAGCAGCCATATGTGTGGCCAAACTTTATGACATAAATGCAGAGTTAGTTGAGGATAGGGGTTTTCTGGAATCCCTCAAGGATTTGATATCTGATAATAATCCTATGGTTGTAGCAAATGCTGTGGCTGCTCTAGCCGAAATTCAAGAGAATAGTAATAGACCCATCTTTGAGATCACTAGTCACACTCTGTCAAAGCTCCTTACCGCCTTAAATGAATGTACAGA GTGGGGTCAAGTTTTCATATTGGACGCTCTTTCTAAATACAAGGCAGCAGACGCTCGTGAAGCTGAAAATATAGTAGAGCGAGTTACACCACGATTACAACATGCTAACTGTGCGGTTGTACTTTCAGCTGTTAAG ATGATCCTCCAACAGATGGAACTTATAACTAGTACTGATGTCGTCAGAAATCTTTGCAAAAAGATGGCTCCTCCACTCGTGACACTACTATCTGCTGAGCCTGAGATACAATATGTTGCATTGAGAAACATCAACCTTATAGTGCAGAGACGACCCACAATCCTCGCTCATGAAATTAAG GTGTTCTTCTGCAAGTACAATGATCCAATTTATGTAAAGATGGAAAAGTTAGAAATCATGATAAAGCTTGCTTCAGACCGAAATATAGACCAG GTTTTGTTGGAGTTTAAAGAGTATGCTACCGAAGTAGATGTGGATTTTGTCCGAAAAGCTGTCCGTGCCATTGGTCGCTGTGCCATCAAATTAGAAAGAGCAGCTGAGCGGTGCATTACTGTTTTACTGGAGCTTATTAAGATCAAAGTAAATTATGTAGTTCAAGAGGCCATTATTGTCATCAAAGATATATTTAGAAGATATCCAAATAC CTACGAGTCCATTATTGCAACTCTGTGCGAAAGCCTTGACACTTTAGATGAACCAGAAGCCAAG GCATCCATGATCTGGATAATTGGTGAATATGCGGAACGAATTGACAATGCTGATGAGCTACTTGAAAGTTTTCTGGAAAGTTTCCCTGAAGAGCCTGCACATGTCCAATTGCAATTGCTGACAGCAACTGTTAAACTCTTTCTTAAGAAGCCAACTGAAGGACCACAGCAGATGATACAG GTTGTTTTAAATAATGCTACTGTGGAAACAGACAATCCTGATTTGCGAGATCGGGCCTACATATATTGGCGTCTTCTATCAACTGACCCAGAG GCAGCCAAGGATGTGGTGTTAGCTGAGAAGCCAGTGATCAGTGATGATTCAAACCTGATTGATCCATCTCTTCTTGATGAGCTTCTTGCTAACATTGCTACGTTATCCTCTGTGTATCACAAGCCTCCAGAAGCATTTGTTACCCGTGTGAAGACCACAGCCCAAAGAACTGAAGATGAGGACTATGGTAGTGAAACAGGAAATTCTGAATCACCTGCTCATGTTGCTGATAGTTCTGCATCCCCAACCGGCTCTAGTTCAGGTGTTCCATATGCTGCATCTAGACAACCTGCACCAGTTTCGCCTGCACCTGCACCTGCACCTGCTCCAGTGCCAGATTTACTTGGTGACCTGATCGGCCTGGAAAATAGTGCTATTGTCCCTGTGGATCAGCCTGCTTCTCCTGCTGG ACCTCCGTTGCCTGTTGTGCTACCAGCATCTACTGGTCAAGGTTTACAAATCAGTGCTCAGTTGACACGTAGGGAAGGGCAAATATTTTACAGTTTATTGTTCGAGAACAACACACAGGTTCCGCTGGATGGGTTCATGATTCAGTTCAACAAAAATACATTTGGGCTTGCAGCGGCTGGACCCCTTCAG GTTCCACAATTGCAACCTGGGACATCTGCCGGGACTCTCTTGCCTATGGTTACGTTCCAGAATATGTCTCAAGGTCCTCCAAGCTCACTATTGCAGGTTGCTGTGAAAAACAGTCAACAACCAGTCTGGTACTTTAATGATAAAATATCATTGCATGTCTTCTTTACTGATGATGGAAGAATGGAGCGTGCAAATTTTCTTGAG ACGTGGAGGTCTCTTCCGGATACAAATGAGATTACAAAGGACTTCCCTGGAATTGTGTTGAGAAATGTTGAAGCGACTGTGGACCGCCTGGCTGCTACAAACATGTTCTTTATTGCAAAGCGCAAACATGCCAACCAGGACGTGTTCTATTTCTCTGCAAAAATCCCTCGAGGAATACCTTTCTTGATTGAACTCACCACAGTCGTGAACAATCCCGGGGTCAAGATTGCGATCAAGACTCCAAGCCCGGAGACGGCACCTCTTTTCTTTGAAGCCATGGAGACTCTCCTCAAGGATTGA